One stretch of Pseudoramibacter sp. DNA includes these proteins:
- a CDS encoding YraN family protein, producing the protein MNKKYNRKKGNWAEDVAVHYLQTHKGHKIIARNYLDRTGEIDIISTVNQLYVFTEVKYRTDIKHGSPGLAVNARKQQHIIKTAILFMQKRKIRNTSMRFDVVEVVGRQGGHIYIRHTEGAFTSNNYYY; encoded by the coding sequence ATGAATAAAAAATACAATCGCAAAAAAGGAAATTGGGCAGAAGATGTTGCTGTGCATTATCTCCAAACACACAAAGGCCATAAAATTATTGCACGAAATTATCTTGATCGTACTGGTGAAATTGATATTATTTCTACAGTCAATCAGCTTTATGTTTTTACTGAAGTGAAGTATAGAACAGATATAAAACATGGATCACCCGGTTTGGCAGTCAATGCAAGAAAGCAGCAGCACATTATTAAAACGGCGATTTTGTTTATGCAAAAAAGGAAAATTAGAAATACAAGTATGCGATTTGATGTTGTTGAAGTAGTCGGAAGACAAGGCGGTCATATTTATATAAGACATACAGAAGGTGCTTTTACATCGAATAATTATTATTATTAA